A DNA window from Pseudarthrobacter sp. W1I19 contains the following coding sequences:
- a CDS encoding SDR family oxidoreductase, protein MGEGPVLVVGGTGMVGGQVVTELLNRGKQVRALVRPGSDASRLESSGVEIARGDMMDADSLARAMTGADAVITSAAGYTRHRKGDNPEIDTVGNSNLADAAKRAGIGRFVLTSILTCDQTPEVPHFWHKRLMEDRLQALGVPFVALRPGAFLDQVTRFGGDPITKHKVRWFGSPGIPLTFVLTSDLAGYLADAVDAPGVEGQRIDIGWDRPISMQEFADIAERLTGEEIRVQTVPVGVVRAAGALMAPVNPMAKDLAAMMGWFQTGKYVADTTRQAEVFGPPPTAEDAVRRLVTSMGHAVKG, encoded by the coding sequence ATGGGTGAAGGGCCAGTACTCGTTGTAGGCGGCACCGGCATGGTGGGCGGCCAGGTGGTCACAGAGTTGCTGAACCGGGGGAAGCAGGTGCGTGCACTCGTCCGGCCGGGCTCGGATGCCTCACGGCTGGAATCTTCCGGGGTGGAAATTGCACGCGGGGACATGATGGACGCGGACTCGTTGGCCCGCGCGATGACCGGCGCCGATGCGGTGATCACTTCTGCCGCCGGCTATACCAGGCACCGGAAGGGCGACAACCCGGAGATCGACACGGTGGGCAACTCGAACCTCGCTGATGCTGCCAAGCGTGCCGGGATCGGCAGGTTTGTCCTCACCAGCATCCTCACCTGCGACCAGACGCCGGAGGTGCCGCATTTTTGGCACAAACGGCTGATGGAGGACAGGCTGCAGGCCCTGGGCGTCCCGTTTGTGGCACTGCGTCCCGGCGCTTTCCTGGACCAGGTGACCCGGTTTGGCGGTGACCCCATCACCAAGCACAAGGTCAGATGGTTTGGCTCGCCGGGAATCCCGCTGACCTTTGTCCTCACTTCGGATCTGGCCGGGTACCTCGCAGACGCCGTTGATGCTCCGGGCGTGGAGGGCCAGCGGATCGATATCGGCTGGGACAGGCCCATCTCCATGCAGGAGTTCGCCGACATCGCGGAGCGGCTGACCGGTGAGGAGATCCGCGTCCAGACTGTTCCCGTTGGCGTGGTGCGGGCAGCGGGTGCGCTGATGGCACCGGTCAACCCGATGGCGAAGGATCTGGCCGCCATGATGGGCTGGTTCCAGACCGGCAAGTACGTTGCCGACACAACCCGGCAGGCCGAAGTCTTTGGCCCTCCACCAACGGCAGAGGATGCGGTGCGGCGGCTCGTCACGAGCATGGGGCACGCCGTCAAGGGTTGA
- the malQ gene encoding 4-alpha-glucanotransferase, which yields MTASDQQHFPPLPAPADTPGLPPAADGGVYEAAAREPVDPHLLQQLADAHGVGTSFQGWDGLPHSVAEDTLIKVLGSLGVRADTNQLIQAALAEAELAPWRRMLPPAVVIQQGEPAQVPVHVRDGATAQLTIALEGGAGSRVGVQQDLWVQPRDIDGVATGRATFALPQDLPLGWHTLHAESEGASASATLVVVPARLTTAAPLEERRGWGLATQLYSVRSKRSWGIGDFSDLADLAALSGTRGADYVLVNPLHAAEPVPPVQPSPYSPSTRRFFNPLYIRIEAIPEVAYLKPRKRATVEKLHEEVAGLNKDGNRLDRDAVYAAKLQALELLYHARRPPARQAAFDEFCRISGKGLDDFALWSAIREDLPAGDPFWSDPARALGTPQTEALRERLADRIGFHRWLQWICDEQLEEAQRAALRSGMRLGVVHDLAVGVDHSSADAWTLHDVLAPGTSVGAPPDMYNQQGQDWGQPPWHPARLAEAGYIPFRNMLATVLRHAGGVRVDHILGLFRLWWIPAGNAPGDGAYVKYDHEALIGILALEAQRAGAVVIGEDLGTFEPWVRDYLAARGILGTSILWFEYDGDSPLAPEKYRMQALASVNTHDLPPTAGYLAGDHVALRSGLGLLERPEAEERAEHNASLEKMFALLRERGYLPEDGPGGAAGREERTIEALHLLLAQAPSVLLGVALVDAVGERRVQNQPGTTEALYPNWQVPLAGPDGHPVFLDDLPANARFNSLLSAVEGALRG from the coding sequence ATGACGGCTTCAGACCAGCAGCACTTCCCACCATTGCCCGCGCCCGCGGACACGCCGGGCTTACCGCCCGCTGCAGATGGAGGAGTCTATGAGGCTGCTGCCAGGGAGCCCGTGGACCCGCACCTCCTCCAGCAATTGGCTGATGCGCACGGGGTGGGAACGTCTTTCCAAGGTTGGGACGGGCTGCCGCACTCCGTCGCCGAAGACACCTTAATCAAGGTCCTCGGCTCCCTCGGGGTGCGGGCGGACACCAACCAGCTCATCCAGGCGGCACTGGCGGAAGCCGAACTGGCGCCCTGGCGGCGCATGCTGCCGCCCGCCGTCGTAATCCAGCAGGGCGAGCCTGCGCAGGTTCCGGTGCACGTGCGCGACGGCGCCACAGCACAGCTGACCATCGCCCTTGAGGGCGGTGCCGGGTCCCGGGTTGGCGTCCAGCAGGACCTTTGGGTCCAGCCGCGGGATATCGACGGCGTTGCTACCGGACGGGCGACCTTCGCCCTTCCGCAGGATTTGCCGCTGGGATGGCACACCCTGCATGCAGAATCCGAAGGTGCCAGCGCGTCCGCCACGCTGGTAGTGGTGCCCGCACGGCTGACCACCGCAGCTCCCTTGGAGGAGCGCCGGGGCTGGGGACTGGCTACCCAGCTCTATTCCGTGCGCTCCAAGCGGTCCTGGGGCATCGGCGACTTCTCGGACCTGGCTGACCTGGCCGCCCTTAGCGGCACCCGCGGGGCGGACTATGTACTGGTCAACCCCTTGCACGCTGCCGAGCCGGTTCCACCCGTGCAGCCGTCGCCGTATTCGCCGTCCACCCGTCGGTTCTTCAACCCGCTGTACATCCGCATCGAGGCCATCCCCGAAGTGGCCTATCTCAAGCCGCGCAAGCGCGCCACGGTCGAGAAGCTCCACGAAGAGGTGGCCGGGCTGAACAAAGATGGCAACCGGCTGGACCGCGACGCCGTCTACGCCGCGAAGCTCCAAGCACTCGAGCTGCTCTACCATGCGCGCCGGCCGCCAGCCCGGCAGGCCGCCTTCGACGAGTTCTGCCGGATTTCCGGCAAGGGCCTGGACGACTTTGCCCTGTGGTCCGCCATCCGCGAGGACCTGCCGGCCGGGGACCCGTTCTGGTCCGATCCCGCCCGTGCACTGGGCACACCCCAGACTGAAGCACTGCGGGAACGGCTGGCGGACCGGATCGGGTTCCACCGCTGGCTCCAGTGGATCTGCGACGAACAGCTCGAAGAAGCCCAGCGGGCCGCGCTCCGGTCCGGCATGCGCCTCGGTGTGGTCCATGACCTCGCCGTGGGCGTGGACCATAGCAGCGCCGACGCCTGGACACTCCACGACGTCCTGGCACCGGGAACCAGCGTGGGCGCGCCCCCGGACATGTACAACCAGCAGGGCCAGGACTGGGGCCAGCCGCCTTGGCACCCCGCTCGGCTGGCGGAGGCCGGCTACATTCCGTTCCGGAACATGCTGGCCACCGTGCTGCGCCACGCCGGCGGTGTCCGGGTGGACCATATTCTGGGCCTTTTCCGGCTGTGGTGGATCCCGGCCGGAAACGCTCCCGGCGATGGCGCGTACGTGAAATACGACCACGAGGCATTGATAGGCATCCTTGCCCTCGAGGCGCAGCGTGCCGGGGCCGTGGTGATCGGGGAGGACCTGGGGACCTTCGAGCCGTGGGTCCGGGATTACCTTGCCGCCCGCGGCATCCTGGGCACCTCCATCCTGTGGTTTGAGTACGACGGCGATTCGCCCCTTGCGCCGGAAAAGTACCGCATGCAGGCGCTCGCCAGCGTCAACACCCACGACCTCCCGCCCACTGCCGGCTACCTCGCCGGAGACCACGTGGCCTTGCGCAGCGGCCTGGGCCTGCTGGAGCGTCCGGAAGCGGAGGAGCGGGCCGAGCATAACGCCTCGCTGGAGAAAATGTTTGCCCTGCTCCGGGAGCGCGGGTACCTGCCCGAGGACGGGCCCGGGGGAGCGGCCGGACGTGAAGAGAGGACCATCGAGGCACTGCACTTGCTGCTGGCCCAGGCGCCGTCTGTGTTGCTTGGTGTTGCCCTGGTGGATGCCGTGGGCGAGCGGCGGGTCCAGAACCAGCCGGGCACCACTGAAGCCCTGTACCCGAACTGGCAGGTTCCGCTGGCGGGACCGGACGGTCATCCCGTTTTCCTGGATGACCTTCCCGCCAACGCGCGTTTCAACTCGCTGCTGTCGGCGGTGGAGGGAGCCCTGCGCGGCTAG
- a CDS encoding GAF and ANTAR domain-containing protein, with protein MDTPSSDEQFVKLHDMIIGSANVSAFLGDLSVLAASTLGETAGSLIECGVTLRQRKRSATVAGSSPRATLLDKLEQELGQGPCLTALEIMKPVVLPDVATDTRWPQYQKLLKDNGCASVLGVPLALDNSHAAALNFFASEPGLFTHAVVRRAEGFAELAGRAVRLALRIADAQNLAEDLTAALEHRTVINLACGVVMAQNRCSQEEAMAVLTKASSHRNRKLRDLAGDILNQVSSGTVTTHFEP; from the coding sequence ATGGACACTCCCAGCAGCGACGAGCAGTTCGTCAAGCTGCACGACATGATTATCGGCAGCGCCAACGTGAGCGCGTTCCTTGGCGACCTGTCCGTCCTCGCCGCCTCGACCCTGGGGGAGACCGCAGGTTCACTCATTGAATGCGGCGTGACGCTCCGGCAGCGCAAGCGCAGTGCCACCGTCGCCGGAAGCAGCCCGCGCGCAACTCTGCTGGACAAGCTCGAGCAGGAACTGGGGCAGGGGCCGTGCCTGACAGCCCTGGAAATCATGAAGCCGGTAGTCCTCCCGGACGTGGCAACAGACACCCGCTGGCCTCAATACCAGAAGCTCCTGAAGGACAATGGCTGCGCCAGCGTGCTGGGAGTTCCCCTCGCGCTGGACAACAGCCATGCGGCGGCACTGAACTTCTTCGCTTCCGAACCGGGCCTTTTCACGCACGCCGTGGTGCGCCGGGCAGAAGGTTTTGCCGAACTGGCGGGACGGGCGGTGCGGCTGGCCCTGAGGATCGCTGATGCCCAGAACCTGGCGGAGGACCTCACAGCAGCCCTGGAACACCGCACCGTTATCAATTTGGCCTGTGGTGTGGTGATGGCGCAAAACAGGTGCTCCCAGGAAGAAGCGATGGCCGTCCTCACCAAGGCTTCAAGCCACCGCAACCGGAAACTGCGTGATCTCGCCGGGGACATCCTGAACCAGGTCAGCTCGGGCACGGTCACCACTCACTTCGAGCCCTGA
- a CDS encoding aldo/keto reductase: MSLSELRVFGRSGTPISPLTLGTMNFGEGTGGPPGAPTGAEESIRIIHSALDAGITAIDTADVYSQGESEQVVGRALRGRRDDVFLATKFHGQMSPNPAHSGNSRRWITQAVEGSLRRLQTDRIDLYQAHRPDYNTDVLETITTLNDLIRQGKILYYGTSVFTPAQLVEAQWLATTNHLIPPLGNQVPYSMLVRANERDVFPITQQYGLGVLAYGPLAGGWLSGSFVLESGTAPTRVHSLPGRYDISGPSSERKLLAADALARLADKLELSLVDLSIGFALTHPAISSVIIGPRSEEHLAAYLKAADVQLGESVLDAIDDVVPPGTNFVERDAGAIVPSIEFAELRRR, from the coding sequence ATGAGCCTCAGTGAACTGCGGGTGTTCGGGCGGTCAGGCACGCCGATCAGTCCGCTGACCCTGGGCACCATGAACTTCGGCGAGGGAACCGGCGGCCCGCCCGGTGCCCCCACCGGGGCCGAGGAGAGCATCCGGATCATCCACTCCGCGCTGGATGCCGGCATCACCGCCATCGACACCGCCGACGTCTACTCGCAGGGAGAGTCGGAGCAGGTTGTGGGGCGGGCACTGCGCGGCCGCCGGGACGACGTCTTCCTGGCCACCAAGTTCCATGGCCAGATGAGCCCCAATCCTGCCCATTCCGGCAACTCCCGGCGCTGGATCACGCAGGCCGTCGAAGGCAGCCTACGACGGCTGCAGACTGACCGGATCGACCTGTACCAGGCGCACCGGCCGGACTACAACACCGATGTCCTGGAGACGATCACCACCCTCAATGACCTGATCAGGCAGGGAAAGATCCTCTACTACGGCACCTCGGTATTCACCCCGGCGCAGCTGGTGGAGGCCCAGTGGCTCGCCACCACCAACCACCTCATCCCGCCGCTCGGCAACCAGGTTCCCTACTCCATGCTGGTGCGCGCCAACGAACGCGACGTCTTCCCGATCACCCAGCAGTACGGGCTCGGCGTGCTGGCCTACGGTCCGCTGGCAGGCGGCTGGCTGTCAGGCAGCTTTGTGCTGGAGTCCGGCACAGCACCGACCCGGGTGCATTCACTGCCCGGCCGCTACGACATTTCCGGTCCGTCCAGCGAGCGGAAGCTCCTTGCCGCCGATGCCCTGGCGCGGCTGGCCGACAAGCTGGAGCTGTCGCTGGTGGATCTCTCCATCGGCTTCGCGCTGACGCACCCGGCCATCAGCAGCGTGATCATCGGGCCGCGCAGCGAGGAGCACCTGGCCGCCTACCTGAAGGCCGCGGACGTCCAGCTCGGCGAGTCCGTCCTTGATGCAATTGACGACGTTGTGCCCCCGGGCACCAACTTCGTGGAACGGGACGCGGGCGCCATCGTCCCGTCGATTGAGTTCGCAGAATTACGACGGCGTTAG
- a CDS encoding DMT family transporter: MLSGTSLSGPHSLTGPDRLPGARWGAVFVLAASVLWGTTGTAATFAPAVSPLAIGAVAMGVGGLLQAAYAARPIRGQWRLLLEQWPLVSLGALAVGVYPLAFYTSMHLAGVAVGTVVSIGSAPVAAAVIERFADKKPLTRRWLAGALLGVAGAGLLSVAGHRPGGADGASGAGTESALDSWATPAGIVLGLVAGVTYALYSWAAHRLIGGGLSARAAMGAVFGVGGVLLMPVLLLTGRPLVESWTNVGVGAYMAIVPMFAGYILFGWGLARIRASTATGLSLVETVVAAVLAVLVVGERLPAAGWAGAAAVLAGLVFLLPRASGQGDHEDGERLPLPSALPRPSMPAPAMGPGLPHREVGAQSHQKDSADGNSDDLPADTRDKEDKAEQTRG; the protein is encoded by the coding sequence GTGCTTTCGGGGACGAGCCTGTCCGGGCCCCACAGCCTGACCGGGCCTGACCGCCTGCCCGGGGCACGCTGGGGTGCCGTTTTTGTGCTGGCCGCGTCGGTGCTGTGGGGGACTACGGGAACAGCGGCTACCTTTGCTCCGGCAGTGAGCCCGCTGGCCATTGGTGCCGTGGCCATGGGTGTGGGCGGTCTGCTGCAGGCAGCCTATGCAGCCAGGCCCATCCGTGGGCAATGGCGGCTGCTGTTGGAGCAATGGCCGCTGGTGTCGTTGGGTGCGCTGGCCGTTGGTGTCTATCCCCTGGCGTTTTATACCTCCATGCATCTTGCCGGCGTCGCAGTGGGAACCGTGGTTTCCATTGGCTCGGCTCCCGTGGCCGCAGCGGTCATCGAGCGGTTTGCCGACAAGAAGCCGCTCACGCGCCGGTGGCTGGCCGGAGCACTGCTCGGCGTCGCGGGCGCGGGGCTGTTATCGGTTGCCGGACACAGGCCCGGCGGTGCTGATGGCGCGAGCGGCGCCGGCACGGAATCCGCTCTGGATTCCTGGGCGACGCCCGCGGGTATCGTTTTGGGCCTGGTTGCGGGCGTGACGTACGCCCTCTATTCGTGGGCGGCGCATCGCCTTATCGGTGGCGGACTGTCGGCACGGGCCGCCATGGGCGCGGTTTTCGGAGTGGGCGGGGTGCTCCTGATGCCGGTCCTCCTCCTGACCGGACGCCCACTGGTCGAATCCTGGACGAACGTCGGCGTTGGAGCCTACATGGCCATTGTCCCGATGTTTGCCGGGTACATCCTGTTCGGGTGGGGCCTGGCCCGGATCCGCGCGAGCACCGCCACCGGCCTCTCCCTGGTTGAAACAGTGGTTGCAGCGGTGCTGGCCGTGCTGGTGGTGGGGGAGCGCCTCCCGGCCGCGGGCTGGGCTGGGGCGGCCGCCGTCCTGGCCGGGCTGGTTTTCCTGCTGCCACGTGCGTCCGGGCAGGGGGATCACGAAGATGGCGAACGGCTACCTCTTCCGTCCGCGCTACCCCGCCCGTCCATGCCGGCCCCCGCGATGGGGCCTGGGCTTCCGCACCGCGAGGTAGGTGCCCAGAGCCATCAGAAGGATTCCGCTGATGGCAATTCCGATGATCTGCCCGCTGACACCCGCGATAAAGAGGACAAGGCCGAGCAAACCCGCGGCTGA
- a CDS encoding TetR/AcrR family transcriptional regulator, whose translation MSPVDVPLSSKRRARALLLEAAARLFYAQGVGATGIDTITAEAGVAKKSLYNNFASKQDLVAAYLEARHEEWLALYRARVDAASGPRERVLAVFDAYVDHANFAYEHGFRGCGLLNAAAELPAGSPGRLAVRHHKEEVEALLARHVGELLPEQDKRHPDLVAHFAFLVEGAMVRAGLEGGDARLLQGRTIAAQMLDEL comes from the coding sequence GTGTCCCCGGTTGACGTACCCCTGTCATCAAAAAGGCGTGCCCGTGCACTGTTGCTCGAGGCCGCCGCGCGGCTCTTCTATGCCCAAGGTGTCGGTGCCACGGGAATCGACACCATCACGGCCGAGGCTGGTGTGGCGAAAAAGAGCCTGTACAACAACTTCGCCTCCAAGCAGGACCTGGTGGCCGCCTACCTCGAAGCCCGGCACGAAGAGTGGCTCGCCCTGTACCGGGCGCGTGTTGACGCCGCTTCCGGGCCCCGTGAACGGGTCCTGGCCGTCTTTGACGCCTATGTGGATCACGCAAACTTCGCCTATGAGCATGGGTTCCGCGGCTGCGGATTGCTTAACGCGGCGGCAGAACTGCCCGCTGGAAGCCCGGGGCGGCTGGCGGTCCGGCACCACAAGGAAGAAGTTGAGGCACTCCTGGCCAGGCACGTGGGAGAGCTTCTGCCGGAGCAGGACAAACGCCATCCGGATCTTGTCGCCCACTTTGCCTTCCTGGTGGAAGGCGCCATGGTACGGGCGGGACTCGAAGGCGGAGATGCGCGGCTTCTGCAGGGCCGAACGATTGCCGCGCAGATGCTGGACGAGCTGTGA
- a CDS encoding SDR family NAD(P)-dependent oxidoreductase, whose product MGSMDGRVALVTGAAGGLGKAVAAGLAREGGAIVVVGRSIARAEEAMAGIRSQVPDARLEPLACDLSVQSSIRLAAAEVLSRHERLDVLVNAAGVFRKERQVTPDGLELTFATNVMAYFLLTTLLLDALKRSGVGGAPGGGRIVNVASRYGSTRLNFDDLQTANGKYSYLRSTPPTMLARVLLTQEFAERLRGTGVVANAVHPGLVKNTGLLQDVGGPFRWITNAIGAPAEKAADTPIWLASAPEPAEVSGKLWAKRKELPTPGMGSDPEARRRLWEECSLLAKLS is encoded by the coding sequence ATGGGTTCAATGGATGGGCGCGTGGCCCTTGTTACCGGTGCCGCGGGCGGGCTGGGGAAGGCGGTAGCGGCCGGGCTGGCGCGTGAAGGCGGCGCGATCGTCGTCGTCGGACGCTCCATTGCCAGGGCGGAGGAAGCCATGGCAGGCATCCGCAGCCAAGTGCCGGACGCCAGGCTCGAACCACTGGCGTGTGACCTGTCCGTCCAGTCCTCCATCCGCTTGGCGGCGGCAGAGGTCCTCTCCCGGCACGAACGGCTGGACGTGCTGGTCAACGCTGCGGGCGTGTTCCGGAAGGAACGCCAAGTGACTCCTGACGGGCTCGAGCTGACCTTCGCCACCAATGTGATGGCCTATTTCCTGCTGACCACCCTGCTGCTTGACGCACTGAAGCGCAGCGGAGTCGGCGGCGCTCCCGGAGGCGGGCGCATCGTGAACGTGGCATCGAGGTACGGCAGCACCAGACTGAACTTCGACGACCTCCAAACCGCCAACGGCAAGTACAGCTACCTCCGCTCCACGCCGCCCACCATGCTGGCCAGGGTCCTCCTCACCCAGGAATTTGCCGAACGGCTCCGTGGCACGGGCGTGGTGGCAAACGCTGTGCACCCCGGACTGGTCAAAAATACTGGCCTGCTGCAGGACGTGGGCGGCCCGTTCCGCTGGATCACCAATGCCATCGGCGCCCCTGCCGAAAAGGCTGCTGACACCCCAATCTGGCTTGCCAGCGCACCCGAACCCGCCGAGGTTTCTGGAAAGCTGTGGGCCAAAAGGAAGGAACTTCCGACGCCGGGGATGGGCTCGGACCCTGAAGCCCGGAGGCGCTTGTGGGAGGAGTGCAGCCTGCTGGCAAAACTCTCCTGA
- a CDS encoding SRPBCC family protein: protein MITVTGSVETKLPAEQAFAYMREFENTSEWDPSTPVMDKLTPGPVAVGHRYHAESEFRGKRQSLEYEVIELTETHIKLRGENKTVTAFDSIDVSPAAGGSVVKYTAEFSIKGPAKIIQPLLKPAFMSLRDPALNGIRDTLNSRAAA from the coding sequence ATGATCACAGTCACCGGAAGTGTGGAAACAAAATTGCCCGCGGAGCAGGCCTTCGCCTACATGCGGGAGTTCGAAAACACCAGTGAGTGGGATCCCAGCACTCCGGTCATGGACAAACTCACGCCTGGTCCGGTGGCTGTGGGCCACCGGTACCACGCCGAGTCCGAGTTCCGGGGCAAACGGCAGTCCCTGGAGTATGAGGTCATCGAACTGACGGAGACCCACATCAAGCTCCGCGGTGAGAACAAAACGGTGACTGCATTCGACTCCATCGACGTCAGCCCCGCGGCTGGCGGGTCCGTGGTCAAGTACACGGCCGAGTTCAGCATCAAAGGGCCTGCCAAGATCATCCAGCCGCTCCTGAAACCGGCGTTTATGTCGCTGCGGGACCCGGCGTTGAACGGTATTCGGGACACCCTCAACTCCCGCGCTGCAGCCTAG
- a CDS encoding SDR family NAD(P)-dependent oxidoreductase yields MTTIQRTAVLTGATSDRGIGLTTARRYANQGWAVVILDLDGEKSAKVAAEIGNEFNVPAFGHEIDVANEASVTAAQAAVAAEVAAGNLPPVGALANIAGITSPVPFLETTLELWHKVMDVNATGTYLVTKAFLPDMIENGWGRIVNMSSVSAQRGGGVFGKVPYSSAKAAILGFTKALARELGTTGVTVNAITPGAVDTNIRVGSTEEQEAAINAGIPLGRNASTEEVAAVITFLSSEDSAYLTGTTIDINGGSHLH; encoded by the coding sequence ATGACCACTATTCAGCGCACCGCCGTCCTCACCGGGGCAACTTCGGACCGGGGCATCGGGCTCACTACCGCCCGCCGCTACGCCAACCAGGGCTGGGCGGTGGTGATCCTGGACCTCGACGGCGAGAAGTCCGCCAAGGTCGCCGCCGAGATCGGCAACGAATTCAACGTCCCCGCCTTCGGCCATGAAATCGACGTCGCAAACGAAGCATCCGTCACCGCTGCCCAGGCAGCTGTCGCCGCCGAGGTTGCCGCGGGCAACCTGCCGCCCGTCGGTGCCCTCGCCAACATCGCGGGCATCACCTCGCCCGTTCCGTTCCTCGAGACCACGCTGGAGTTGTGGCACAAGGTGATGGACGTCAACGCCACCGGCACCTACCTGGTCACCAAGGCTTTCCTGCCGGACATGATCGAGAACGGCTGGGGCCGGATCGTGAACATGTCCTCGGTGTCCGCCCAGCGCGGCGGCGGCGTTTTCGGCAAAGTTCCCTACTCTTCAGCCAAGGCAGCTATCCTCGGCTTCACCAAGGCCCTTGCCCGGGAACTCGGCACCACCGGCGTCACCGTCAACGCCATCACCCCCGGCGCGGTGGACACCAACATTCGTGTAGGCAGCACCGAGGAGCAGGAGGCGGCCATCAACGCCGGCATCCCGCTTGGACGCAACGCCAGCACTGAGGAAGTGGCAGCCGTGATCACCTTCCTGTCCTCCGAGGACTCCGCCTACCTGACGGGCACCACGATCGACATTAATGGCGGAAGCCACCTCCACTAA
- a CDS encoding MFS transporter, with product MSKDALTMRGPVHGTKDARRVAVGSGVGAVIETYDFIGFGTAAALYFGTAFFPGSDPVTGTLASFATLGVGFAARPLGGIIGGHLGDKVGRKPVLVASLILMGLATFAIGLLPTYAAVGLLAPALLVFVRIVQGLAFGAEWGGAILMSYEHAPWKSKGKYTGIVQAGFPVGLLLANLTFLVSVNLGGELAWRVPFLASIVLVAVGLIIRSKVPESPVFDEVKDSGDIVKSPIVEVIKTDWRNIVKGIGLRIAETAGYAVSITYMISYLHTEKLADKTQTLVALCIASAIGIIATMAWARLTDRIGRRPLYIWSTAFAALFAIPMFLLVNTGLFIAIIITIVISYAVCQNSLAGAQGAWFPELFQAKTRASGASLAYQISAMVSGFTPFITTLLFVSFGWMGPALLFGTYALIGLWAAVATRETWGKRERELADAATKSTPNTVSV from the coding sequence ATGAGCAAAGATGCTCTGACCATGCGCGGTCCGGTCCACGGAACCAAGGACGCCAGGCGCGTAGCCGTCGGCTCCGGGGTGGGCGCGGTGATCGAGACGTATGACTTCATCGGTTTCGGCACCGCCGCTGCGCTGTACTTCGGAACTGCCTTCTTCCCCGGAAGCGATCCCGTGACGGGCACCCTCGCTTCCTTCGCCACCCTGGGCGTCGGCTTCGCGGCCCGCCCGCTCGGCGGCATCATCGGGGGCCATCTTGGTGACAAGGTGGGCCGCAAGCCCGTCCTGGTGGCCTCGCTCATCCTGATGGGCCTGGCAACCTTCGCCATCGGCCTGCTGCCCACCTACGCCGCCGTTGGGCTGCTGGCTCCGGCGCTGCTGGTCTTCGTCCGGATCGTCCAGGGCCTGGCCTTCGGCGCCGAATGGGGCGGCGCCATCCTGATGAGCTACGAGCACGCACCCTGGAAGTCCAAAGGCAAGTACACCGGCATCGTGCAGGCCGGCTTCCCGGTGGGCCTGCTGCTGGCCAACCTGACCTTCCTGGTCAGCGTGAACCTGGGCGGCGAGCTCGCCTGGCGCGTTCCCTTCCTGGCGAGCATCGTGCTCGTAGCTGTCGGCCTGATCATCCGGTCCAAGGTTCCCGAATCCCCTGTCTTCGATGAGGTCAAGGACAGCGGCGACATCGTGAAGTCCCCCATCGTTGAGGTCATCAAGACTGACTGGCGCAACATCGTCAAGGGCATCGGCCTCCGCATTGCCGAGACCGCCGGCTACGCCGTGTCCATCACGTACATGATTTCCTACCTGCACACTGAAAAGCTCGCGGACAAGACCCAGACCCTCGTCGCCCTCTGCATCGCCTCGGCCATAGGCATCATCGCCACTATGGCCTGGGCCCGCCTGACGGACCGCATAGGCCGCCGGCCCCTGTACATCTGGTCCACCGCCTTCGCCGCACTGTTCGCGATTCCGATGTTCCTGCTGGTCAACACGGGCCTGTTCATCGCCATCATCATCACCATCGTGATCTCCTACGCGGTCTGCCAGAACTCCCTCGCCGGAGCCCAGGGCGCCTGGTTCCCGGAGCTCTTCCAGGCAAAGACCCGTGCGTCCGGTGCCAGCCTGGCCTACCAGATCTCCGCTATGGTCTCCGGCTTCACCCCGTTCATCACCACCCTGCTGTTCGTCAGCTTCGGCTGGATGGGCCCGGCACTGCTCTTCGGCACGTACGCCCTGATCGGGCTCTGGGCCGCGGTGGCCACCCGGGAAACCTGGGGCAAGCGGGAGCGCGAACTGGCTGACGCAGCCACCAAAAGCACCCCCAACACGGTAAGCGTCTAA